In Vicugna pacos chromosome 27, VicPac4, whole genome shotgun sequence, one DNA window encodes the following:
- the FAH gene encoding fumarylacetoacetase isoform X3 has translation MSFVPVAEDSDFPIHNLPYGVFSTKGNPRPRIGVAIGDQILDLSVIKHLFTGPVLSKHQDVFDQPTLNSFMGLGQAAWKEARAFLQNLLSASQARLRDDTELRKCAFTSQDSATMHLPATIGDYTDFYSSRQHATNVGIMFRGKENPLMPNWLHLPVGYHGRASSVMVSGTPVRRPMGQMRPDDSSFPGVIPAKPPVYGACKLLDFELEMAFFVGPGNKLGEPIPISKAHEHIFGMVLMNDWSARDIQKWEYVPLGPFLGKSFGTTISPWVVPMDALMPFAGPNLEQDPKPLPYLCHDQPYTFDIKLSVALKGEGMSQAATICRSNFKGTARGMVTASASASVQEKCCPPSRQREVLCWPGNNRLERQALHLLGDTGVPSVAVAWFFIQ, from the exons ATGTCCTTCGTCCCCGTGGCCGAGGATTCTGACTTCCCCATCCACAACTTGCCCTACGGCGTCTTCTCCACCAAAGGCAAC CCAAGACCAAGGATTGGCGTAGCCATTGGTGACCAGATCCTGGACCTCAGTGTCATTAAGCACCTCTTCactgggcctgtcctctccaaaCATCAGGATGTCTTTGATCAG CCAACTCTCAACAGCTTCATGGGCCTGGGTCAGGCTGCCTGGAAGGAGGCGAGAGCATTCTTACAGAACCTGCTATCGGCCAGCCAAGCCAGGCTCAGAGATGACACAGAGCTTCGGAAATG CGCGTTCACCTCCCAGGATTCTGCCACGATGCATCTTCCCGCCACCATAG GCGACTACACGGACTTCTATTCCTCTCGGCAGCACGCCACAAACGTCGGAATCATGTTCCGGGGCAAAGAGAACCCGTTGATGCCAAATTG GCTGCACTTGCCAGTGGGCTACCACGGCCGGGCTTCCTCCGTCATGGTGTCGGGCACCCCAGTCCGCAGGCCCATGGGACAGATGAGACCCGATGACT CCTCTTTTCCTGGTGTTATTCCAGCGAAGCCTCCTGTTTATGGTGCCTGCAAGCTCTTGGACTTCGAGTTGGAAATG GCTTTCTTTGTAGGCCCTGGGAACAAACTGGGAGAGCCGATCCCCATTTCCAAGGCGCACGAGCACATTTTTGGAATGGTCCTTATGAACGACTGGAGTG CTCGAGACATTCAGAAGTGGGAGTACGTCCCTCTTGGGCCGTTCCTCGGGAAGAGTTTTGGAACCACCATCTCTCCGTGGGTGGTGCCCATGGACGCCCTCATGCCCTTTGCCGGGCCCAACCTGGAGCAG GACCCCAAGCCCCTGCCGTATCTCTGCCATGACCAGCCCTACACGTTTGACATCAAACTCTCTGTCGCTCTGAAAG GAGAAGGAATGAGCCAGGCAGCCACCATATGCAGGTCCAACTTTAAG GGCACTGCCAGGGGGATGGTTACCGCGTCGGCTTCGGCCAGTGTTCAGGAAAAGTGCTGCCCGCCCTCTCGCCAGCGTGAGGTTCTCTGCTGGCCCGGAAACAACAGGCTTGAGCGCCAAGCCCTCCACCTCCTTGGGGACACCGGGGTCCCCTCTGTGGCTGTAGCCTGGTTCTTCATTCAGTAA
- the FAH gene encoding fumarylacetoacetase isoform X1: MSFVPVAEDSDFPIHNLPYGVFSTKGNPRPRIGVAIGDQILDLSVIKHLFTGPVLSKHQDVFDQPTLNSFMGLGQAAWKEARAFLQNLLSASQARLRDDTELRKCAFTSQDSATMHLPATIGDYTDFYSSRQHATNVGIMFRGKENPLMPNWLHLPVGYHGRASSVMVSGTPVRRPMGQMRPDDSSFPGVIPAKPPVYGACKLLDFELEMAFFVGPGNKLGEPIPISKAHEHIFGMVLMNDWSARDIQKWEYVPLGPFLGKSFGTTISPWVVPMDALMPFAGPNLEQDPKPLPYLCHDQPYTFDIKLSVALKGEGMSQAATICRSNFKYMYWTMLQQLTHHSVNGCNLRPGDLLASGTISGPEPESFGSLLELSWRGTRAVELGSGQTRKFLLDGDEVIMTGHCQGDGYRVGFGQCSGKVLPALSPA, translated from the exons ATGTCCTTCGTCCCCGTGGCCGAGGATTCTGACTTCCCCATCCACAACTTGCCCTACGGCGTCTTCTCCACCAAAGGCAAC CCAAGACCAAGGATTGGCGTAGCCATTGGTGACCAGATCCTGGACCTCAGTGTCATTAAGCACCTCTTCactgggcctgtcctctccaaaCATCAGGATGTCTTTGATCAG CCAACTCTCAACAGCTTCATGGGCCTGGGTCAGGCTGCCTGGAAGGAGGCGAGAGCATTCTTACAGAACCTGCTATCGGCCAGCCAAGCCAGGCTCAGAGATGACACAGAGCTTCGGAAATG CGCGTTCACCTCCCAGGATTCTGCCACGATGCATCTTCCCGCCACCATAG GCGACTACACGGACTTCTATTCCTCTCGGCAGCACGCCACAAACGTCGGAATCATGTTCCGGGGCAAAGAGAACCCGTTGATGCCAAATTG GCTGCACTTGCCAGTGGGCTACCACGGCCGGGCTTCCTCCGTCATGGTGTCGGGCACCCCAGTCCGCAGGCCCATGGGACAGATGAGACCCGATGACT CCTCTTTTCCTGGTGTTATTCCAGCGAAGCCTCCTGTTTATGGTGCCTGCAAGCTCTTGGACTTCGAGTTGGAAATG GCTTTCTTTGTAGGCCCTGGGAACAAACTGGGAGAGCCGATCCCCATTTCCAAGGCGCACGAGCACATTTTTGGAATGGTCCTTATGAACGACTGGAGTG CTCGAGACATTCAGAAGTGGGAGTACGTCCCTCTTGGGCCGTTCCTCGGGAAGAGTTTTGGAACCACCATCTCTCCGTGGGTGGTGCCCATGGACGCCCTCATGCCCTTTGCCGGGCCCAACCTGGAGCAG GACCCCAAGCCCCTGCCGTATCTCTGCCATGACCAGCCCTACACGTTTGACATCAAACTCTCTGTCGCTCTGAAAG GAGAAGGAATGAGCCAGGCAGCCACCATATGCAGGTCCAACTTTAAG TACATGTACTGGACGATGCTGCAGcagctcactcaccactctgtcaATGGCTGCAACTTGCGGCCGGGGGACCTGTTGGCTTCTGGAACCATCAGCGGGCCG GAGCCAGAAAGCTTTGGCTCCCTGCTGGAGCTGTCGTGGAGGGGAACGAGGGCCGTGGAACTGGGGAGCGGCCAGACCAGGAAGTTTCTGCTGGATGGGGATGAAGTCATCATGACAG GGCACTGCCAGGGGGATGGTTACCGCGTCGGCTTCGGCCAGTGTTCAGGAAAAGTGCTGCCCGCCCTCTCGCCAGCGTGA
- the FAH gene encoding fumarylacetoacetase isoform X2, with protein sequence MSFVPVAEDSDFPIHNLPYGVFSTKGNPRPRIGVAIGDQILDLSVIKHLFTGPVLSKHQDVFDQPTLNSFMGLGQAAWKEARAFLQNLLSASQARLRDDTELRKCAFTSQDSATMHLPATIGDYTDFYSSRQHATNVGIMFRGKENPLMPNWLHLPVGYHGRASSVMVSGTPVRRPMGQMRPDDSKPPVYGACKLLDFELEMAFFVGPGNKLGEPIPISKAHEHIFGMVLMNDWSARDIQKWEYVPLGPFLGKSFGTTISPWVVPMDALMPFAGPNLEQDPKPLPYLCHDQPYTFDIKLSVALKGEGMSQAATICRSNFKYMYWTMLQQLTHHSVNGCNLRPGDLLASGTISGPEPESFGSLLELSWRGTRAVELGSGQTRKFLLDGDEVIMTGHCQGDGYRVGFGQCSGKVLPALSPA encoded by the exons ATGTCCTTCGTCCCCGTGGCCGAGGATTCTGACTTCCCCATCCACAACTTGCCCTACGGCGTCTTCTCCACCAAAGGCAAC CCAAGACCAAGGATTGGCGTAGCCATTGGTGACCAGATCCTGGACCTCAGTGTCATTAAGCACCTCTTCactgggcctgtcctctccaaaCATCAGGATGTCTTTGATCAG CCAACTCTCAACAGCTTCATGGGCCTGGGTCAGGCTGCCTGGAAGGAGGCGAGAGCATTCTTACAGAACCTGCTATCGGCCAGCCAAGCCAGGCTCAGAGATGACACAGAGCTTCGGAAATG CGCGTTCACCTCCCAGGATTCTGCCACGATGCATCTTCCCGCCACCATAG GCGACTACACGGACTTCTATTCCTCTCGGCAGCACGCCACAAACGTCGGAATCATGTTCCGGGGCAAAGAGAACCCGTTGATGCCAAATTG GCTGCACTTGCCAGTGGGCTACCACGGCCGGGCTTCCTCCGTCATGGTGTCGGGCACCCCAGTCCGCAGGCCCATGGGACAGATGAGACCCGATGACT CGAAGCCTCCTGTTTATGGTGCCTGCAAGCTCTTGGACTTCGAGTTGGAAATG GCTTTCTTTGTAGGCCCTGGGAACAAACTGGGAGAGCCGATCCCCATTTCCAAGGCGCACGAGCACATTTTTGGAATGGTCCTTATGAACGACTGGAGTG CTCGAGACATTCAGAAGTGGGAGTACGTCCCTCTTGGGCCGTTCCTCGGGAAGAGTTTTGGAACCACCATCTCTCCGTGGGTGGTGCCCATGGACGCCCTCATGCCCTTTGCCGGGCCCAACCTGGAGCAG GACCCCAAGCCCCTGCCGTATCTCTGCCATGACCAGCCCTACACGTTTGACATCAAACTCTCTGTCGCTCTGAAAG GAGAAGGAATGAGCCAGGCAGCCACCATATGCAGGTCCAACTTTAAG TACATGTACTGGACGATGCTGCAGcagctcactcaccactctgtcaATGGCTGCAACTTGCGGCCGGGGGACCTGTTGGCTTCTGGAACCATCAGCGGGCCG GAGCCAGAAAGCTTTGGCTCCCTGCTGGAGCTGTCGTGGAGGGGAACGAGGGCCGTGGAACTGGGGAGCGGCCAGACCAGGAAGTTTCTGCTGGATGGGGATGAAGTCATCATGACAG GGCACTGCCAGGGGGATGGTTACCGCGTCGGCTTCGGCCAGTGTTCAGGAAAAGTGCTGCCCGCCCTCTCGCCAGCGTGA